Proteins encoded together in one Ciona intestinalis chromosome 1, KH, whole genome shotgun sequence window:
- the LOC101242723 gene encoding uncharacterized protein LOC101242723 — MSEAETSSILPENGKPAKTFKSSIGVALSCLGAAVGTGNIWRYPRIVANNTGDDGALAFLLIWLLFLFTWSIPLLLVEYAAGRYTKSAAIMTFYKMTGPKTMWCGGFVGFVSFAIASYYAVICGWCGYYFVYFIVNPLPNSLINSHDVFTIFSEHTYYPILLQAIVLILGGICVFAGVRSIEPVMMFMVPILLCLMLASFFYSLTLPFASVGISHLFKMDWSVFINPNTWIDALTQNAWDTGAAQGILLVYASYLGSQHGVVRYGTTIPAINNLLSLIMAITMFSTVFSVQIQLNPSITVNEILSAFTLNGPANTGLTFIWIPLLYSTLSVGRGITVLFFLCLFLAGFSSLISLIEASCHQLVDLRVPRKISVPFICILMFLLGLGSSLNVHFLVNQDFVWGSAIVISGTMIMFLVLKFGVTKFRKEVVNDYGDGTDWKLPKLWNWVFWILIXIQVSGLFIWWIVTRIQDTKNVWYKLEEETLMSALLQWTVTLLVLIILNFLYLKYADNFLPLKYIVPGLPGVSFPAVSEIEQSELSPPVHLELGNMQDSVIDNNETKMENLLEIPK, encoded by the coding sequence ATGTCCGAAGCTGAAACTTCATCTATTTTACCAGAAAATGGTAAACCAGCAAAAACTTTTAAGTCATCAATTGGTGTTGCACTTTCATGTCTAGGAGCTGCTGTTGGAACTGGGAATATCTGGAGGTATCCACGTATTGTTGCGAACAACACAGGCGATGATGGAGCTCTGGCATTTTTACTCATATGGCTGCTCTTCCTTTTTACATGGTCTATTCCACTGTTATTGGTGGAATATGCCGCAGGTAGATACACCAAAAGCGCTGCAATTatgacattttataaaatgactGGTCCAAAAACAATGTGGTGTGGAGGTTTCGTAGGATTTGTTAGTTTTGCAATCGCAAGCTACTATGCTGTTATATGCGGTTGGTGTGgctattattttgtttactttattgtAAATCCTTTGCCTAATTCACTTATAAATAGCCATGATGTCTTCACTATTTTCTCTGAGCACACTTATTACCCAATTTTGTTGCAAGCTATTGTGTTAATTCTTGGTGGAATTTGTGTGTTTGCGGGAGTTCGTTCCATTGAGCCTGTTATGATGTTTATGGTACCTATATTATTGTGCCTAATGCTTGCATCATTCTTTTATTCACTCACTTTACCATTTGCTTCTGTTGGTATTTCCCATCTTTTTAAAATGGATTGGTCCGTTTTTATTAACCCAAACACCTGGATAGATGCTTTAACACAAAATGCATGGGATACTGGTGCAGCACAAGGTATTTTACTTGTCTATGCCTCATATCTTGGAAGTCAACATGGTGTGGTGAGGTATGGTACAACCATTCCAGCAATCAACAATCTTCTCAGTTTAATAATGGCAATAACAATGTTCTCAACGGTGTTTTCAGTTCAAATTCAGCTCAACCCCAGCATCACAGTTAATGAAATTTTAAGTGCCTTTACCCTTAATGGTCCAGCAAACACTGGTTTAACATTTATATGGATTCCATTACTTTATTCAACTTTGTCAGTTGGTCGCGGAATTactgttttattctttttgtgTCTTTTCCTAGCTGGCTTCTCATcattaattagtttaatagAAGCTTCTTGTCATCAGCTGGTAGATCTCAGGGTCCCAAGAAAAATTTCTGTTCCATTCATTTGTATACTTATGTTTCTTCTTGGTTTGGGAAGCTCACTTAATGTTCATTTCTTAGTTAATCAAGACTTTGTATGGGGCTCAGCCATTGTGATCAGTGGAACTATGATCATGTTTCTTGTGCTTAAGTTTGGTGTCACCAAGTTTAGAAAAGAAGTTGTGAATGATTATGGTGATGGAACAGACTGGAAGCTACCGAAGCTTTGGAACTGGGTTTTCTGGATCCTAATTNNNATCCAAGTATCTGGGCTATTTATCTGGTGGATTGTCACTCGAATTCAagatacaaaaaatgtttggtataaACTTGAAGAAGAAACCCTGATGAGTGCCCTGCTGCAATGGACTGTCACACTTTTAGttctaataattttaaactttttgtaccTTAAATATGCTGACAATTTTCTGCCACTGAAATACATTGTGCCTGGTTTACCAGGAGTTTCCTTTCCCGCAGTGTCGGAAATTGAGCAGAGTGAACTTTCTCCTCCCGTGCACTTAGAACTTGGAAATATGCAAGATTCTGTTATTGATAATAATGAAACTAAAATGGAGAATCTGCTTGAAATTCCCAAATAA